The following are encoded together in the Apus apus isolate bApuApu2 chromosome 7, bApuApu2.pri.cur, whole genome shotgun sequence genome:
- the CLCC1 gene encoding chloride channel CLIC-like protein 1 isoform X1, whose amino-acid sequence MLFTLVLCAVVLTGSGKVQDDEWIDPTDMLNYDAASGAMRRPYKANYHGSEDKSVDTVSTEILPSCSREVDSLQRKLAECLERNARSRESRSFYIFKRYLNKILNEAGKLGLPEENVGHVHYDAEIILTRQTYLEILRFLNEETWQSGAVDDALSDILINFKHHDYEAWHWRFEDTFGIDLYNLFMILLCLVCIVVVIATELWTHIHWFVQLKRVLLISFLISFAWNWLYLYKLAFAQHQAEIAKMGQFDNICAEKLDWRESLLEWLRSKWTFQDDPCQKYYETLLVNPVLLVPPTKALAITFTNFVTEPLKHVGQGIGEFIKALMKEIPLILQIPVLIMMALAVLAFCYGAGSSVSVLRYLTSSQKKSPPLPESHQNIDFGHYDGSESDGYYLQNLPYVHRRPSDRGDAPVRPGNGRTPDVVHTTQVPDTQVEESHKPEPGNRLHTESEVPRLETITAENLTEEHILEQQKQETGKAEQETGEDCDPNKNLREKTPAMEPCKEPSSSSHRTPRKETTEEEEQVSRDSPGGD is encoded by the exons ATGCTGTTTACTTTGGTATTGTGTGCAGTTGTGCTAACGGGGAGTGGGAAGGTTCAAGATGATGAATGGATTGACCCCACGGATATGCTCAATTATGATGCAGCATCGGGAGCAATGAGAAGGCCTTACAAG GCAAATTATCATGGCTCTGAGGATAAGAGTGTGGATACAGTCAGTACTGAAATCCTACCAAGTTGTTCCAGGGAAGTAGATTCCTTGCAACGGAAG CTTGCAGAATGCTTGGAGCGGAATGCCAGATCACGGGAAAGCCgcagcttttatatttttaagcgGTACTTGAATAAGATTTTAAATGAAGCTGGGAAACTTGGCCTT CCTGAGGAAAACGTGGGCCATGTCCATTATGATGCTGAGATCATCCTTACAAGACAGACATATTTGGAGATCCTCAGGTTTCTCAATGAGGAAACTTGGCAGTCAGGTGCTGTGGATGATGCACTTAGTGATATTTTGATCAACTTTAAGCACCATGACTATGAAGCTTGGCACTGGAGATTTGAAGACACTTTTGGAATTGATCTATATAATCTGTTTATg atacTCTTGTGCTTAGTGTGCATCGTAGTTGTCATAGCCACAGAGCTCTGGACACACATTCATTGGTTTGTTCAGCTAAAACGTGTCTTATTGATAAGTTTTCTCATCAGTTTTGCATGGAATTGGCTTTACCTGTATAAG CTGGCCTTTGCACAGCACCAGGCAGAAATTGCAAAAATGGGGCAGTTTGATAATATCTGTGCTGAGAAGCTGGACTGGAGAGAAAGTCTTCTTg AGTGGCTCAGAAGTAAATGGACGTTTCAGGATGATCCCTGTCAGAAGTACTATGAAACTCTACTAGTAAATCCTGTTCTGCTGGTCCCACCAACAAAG gCATTGGCAATTACTTTCACCAACTTTGTAACTGAGCCTTTGAAGCACGTAGGACAAGGTATTGGTGAATTCATCAAAGCACTTATGAAGGAGATACCACTTATTCTGCAGATTCCAGTGCTAATTATGATGGCACTGGCTGTTCTG gCTTTCTGCTATGGTGCAGGATCATCAGTGTCTGTGTTAAGATACTTAACGTCTTCTCAGAAGAAGAGTCCTCCTTTGCCTGAAAGTCATCAGAACATAGACTTTGGGCACTATGATGGGAGTGAATCAGATGGCTATTATTTGCAGAATCTTCCCTATGTTCATAGACGACCTTCTGACAGAGGAGATGCTCCTGTGAGGCCAGGAAATGGCAGAACCCCTGACGTGGTGCATACAACCCAAGTGCCAGACACGCAAGTAGAAGAGTCTCACAAACCAGAACCTGGT aATAGATTGCACACTGAGTCTGAAGTTCCTAGACTAGAAACTATCACAGCTGAAAACCTTACTGAAGAACATATACttgagcagcagaaacaggagaCAGGTAAAGCAGAGCAAGAGACTGGAGAAGACTGTGATCCTAATAAAAACCTCAGAGAGAAAACTCCTGCAATGGAACCATGCAAAGAGCCGAGCAGCAGTTCTCACAGGACTCCCAGGAAGGAAACTACAGAAGAAGAGGAGCAGGTCTCACGTGACTCACCAGGAGGAGACTAA
- the CLCC1 gene encoding chloride channel CLIC-like protein 1 isoform X2, with protein sequence MLFTLVLCAVVLTGSGKVQDDEWIDPTDMLNYDAASGAMRRPYKANYHGSEDKSVDTVSTEILPSCSREVDSLQRKLAECLERNARSRESRSFYIFKRYLNKILNEAGKLGLPEENVGHVHYDAEIILTRQTYLEILRFLNEETWQSGAVDDALSDILINFKHHDYEAWHWRFEDTFGIDLYNLFMILLCLVCIVVVIATELWTHIHWFVQLKRVLLISFLISFAWNWLYLYKLAFAQHQAEIAKMGQFDNICAEKLDWRESLLEWLRSKWTFQDDPCQKYYETLLVNPVLLVPPTKALAITFTNFVTEPLKHVGQGIGEFIKALMKEIPLILQIPVLIMMALAVLAFCYGAGSSVSVLRYLTSSQKKSPPLPESHQNIDFGHYDGSESDGYYLQNLPYVHRRPSDRGDAPVRPGNGRTPDVVHTTQVPDTQVEESHKPEPGIAH encoded by the exons ATGCTGTTTACTTTGGTATTGTGTGCAGTTGTGCTAACGGGGAGTGGGAAGGTTCAAGATGATGAATGGATTGACCCCACGGATATGCTCAATTATGATGCAGCATCGGGAGCAATGAGAAGGCCTTACAAG GCAAATTATCATGGCTCTGAGGATAAGAGTGTGGATACAGTCAGTACTGAAATCCTACCAAGTTGTTCCAGGGAAGTAGATTCCTTGCAACGGAAG CTTGCAGAATGCTTGGAGCGGAATGCCAGATCACGGGAAAGCCgcagcttttatatttttaagcgGTACTTGAATAAGATTTTAAATGAAGCTGGGAAACTTGGCCTT CCTGAGGAAAACGTGGGCCATGTCCATTATGATGCTGAGATCATCCTTACAAGACAGACATATTTGGAGATCCTCAGGTTTCTCAATGAGGAAACTTGGCAGTCAGGTGCTGTGGATGATGCACTTAGTGATATTTTGATCAACTTTAAGCACCATGACTATGAAGCTTGGCACTGGAGATTTGAAGACACTTTTGGAATTGATCTATATAATCTGTTTATg atacTCTTGTGCTTAGTGTGCATCGTAGTTGTCATAGCCACAGAGCTCTGGACACACATTCATTGGTTTGTTCAGCTAAAACGTGTCTTATTGATAAGTTTTCTCATCAGTTTTGCATGGAATTGGCTTTACCTGTATAAG CTGGCCTTTGCACAGCACCAGGCAGAAATTGCAAAAATGGGGCAGTTTGATAATATCTGTGCTGAGAAGCTGGACTGGAGAGAAAGTCTTCTTg AGTGGCTCAGAAGTAAATGGACGTTTCAGGATGATCCCTGTCAGAAGTACTATGAAACTCTACTAGTAAATCCTGTTCTGCTGGTCCCACCAACAAAG gCATTGGCAATTACTTTCACCAACTTTGTAACTGAGCCTTTGAAGCACGTAGGACAAGGTATTGGTGAATTCATCAAAGCACTTATGAAGGAGATACCACTTATTCTGCAGATTCCAGTGCTAATTATGATGGCACTGGCTGTTCTG gCTTTCTGCTATGGTGCAGGATCATCAGTGTCTGTGTTAAGATACTTAACGTCTTCTCAGAAGAAGAGTCCTCCTTTGCCTGAAAGTCATCAGAACATAGACTTTGGGCACTATGATGGGAGTGAATCAGATGGCTATTATTTGCAGAATCTTCCCTATGTTCATAGACGACCTTCTGACAGAGGAGATGCTCCTGTGAGGCCAGGAAATGGCAGAACCCCTGACGTGGTGCATACAACCCAAGTGCCAGACACGCAAGTAGAAGAGTCTCACAAACCAGAACCTGGT ATTGCACACTGA